A genomic segment from Lignipirellula cremea encodes:
- a CDS encoding M20/M25/M40 family metallo-hydrolase, producing MLRSARWSLSVGLLACLAPALSAAENIADSRLANTARYLSSDELAGRGVGEKGIDQAAEFIAAEFKKMGLKTDLIEGAPYQKFTITIEAVQGPPEQNKLTLVGPAKDGKPQQVELTLGQDFTPLAIGGSSVLDAPLVFVGYGITAADLEYDEYANLDVKDKIVIILRKEPQQNNPHSLFDGDKNTPHAFFQNKVANAYEHGAAAVILVNDGQELITQAKKAAEDLKKAIAAISKAVTEFKATEKPSAEAKTKYQQQLVKLAERLQQASTAEASDHDKVLAFAEAGPSASRKTFPVMFATRAAINQLIEASLDTTLDKLEQKIDDDLKPVSTALAGWKAIGEVAVAQHEAEVKNVIAVLPGEGPLADETIVIGAHYDHLGMGGTGSLAPWTKAIHNGADDNASGAAALLETAWRLSQREKKPARRIVFIAFTGEERGLLGSAHYVREPLFPLESTIAMINMDMVGRLSDNKLIIQGFDTAVSFDALLDTINASAKFEVVKKTGGFGPSDHSSFYAKKIPVFHLFTGTHADYHRPTDDFDKLNLEGMDRVVDFVVALTDAIDADPKRPEYVEKKKPEVIARGGSRPYLGSIPDFGVEVEGYALQGVAPGSPADEAGIKAGDVIIKLGASKIGSLEDIDSALRKHKAGEKVPVVVLRDKKEVTVMVTLGEPR from the coding sequence ATGCTGCGATCTGCTCGCTGGTCTCTCTCTGTTGGTCTGCTTGCCTGCCTGGCGCCGGCCCTGTCTGCTGCGGAAAACATCGCCGATAGTCGACTGGCCAATACAGCCAGGTACCTATCCTCTGATGAACTGGCCGGTCGCGGCGTCGGCGAAAAAGGGATCGACCAGGCGGCCGAATTCATTGCGGCCGAGTTCAAAAAGATGGGGCTGAAAACCGACCTGATCGAAGGCGCCCCGTATCAGAAGTTCACCATCACCATCGAAGCCGTGCAGGGCCCGCCGGAGCAGAACAAACTGACGCTGGTCGGCCCCGCCAAGGACGGCAAGCCCCAGCAGGTGGAACTCACCCTGGGCCAGGACTTCACCCCGCTGGCGATCGGTGGTTCGTCCGTGCTGGATGCGCCTTTGGTGTTTGTCGGCTACGGCATCACGGCGGCTGATCTGGAATACGACGAATACGCCAACCTCGATGTGAAGGACAAGATCGTCATCATCCTGCGGAAAGAGCCGCAGCAAAACAACCCGCACAGCCTGTTCGACGGCGACAAGAACACGCCGCACGCTTTTTTCCAGAACAAAGTCGCCAACGCTTACGAACACGGAGCGGCCGCCGTCATTCTGGTCAATGACGGACAGGAGCTGATCACCCAGGCGAAGAAAGCGGCCGAGGATCTCAAAAAAGCGATCGCCGCCATCAGCAAGGCGGTCACCGAATTCAAAGCGACCGAAAAGCCTTCCGCCGAAGCGAAAACCAAATACCAGCAGCAACTGGTGAAACTGGCCGAGCGGCTGCAGCAGGCCAGCACCGCCGAAGCCAGCGATCACGACAAGGTGCTGGCCTTTGCCGAAGCGGGCCCGAGCGCCTCGCGGAAAACGTTTCCGGTGATGTTCGCCACCCGGGCGGCCATTAACCAGTTAATCGAAGCCTCGCTTGACACCACACTGGACAAGCTGGAACAGAAAATCGACGACGACCTGAAACCGGTCAGCACGGCGCTGGCCGGCTGGAAAGCGATCGGCGAAGTGGCCGTCGCCCAGCACGAAGCGGAAGTCAAAAACGTGATCGCCGTGCTGCCGGGCGAAGGTCCGCTGGCGGACGAAACGATTGTCATCGGCGCCCACTACGATCACCTGGGGATGGGCGGGACCGGATCGCTGGCCCCGTGGACCAAAGCGATCCACAACGGCGCCGACGACAACGCCTCGGGAGCGGCCGCCCTGCTGGAAACGGCCTGGCGCCTTTCGCAGCGCGAGAAAAAGCCGGCCCGTCGCATTGTGTTCATCGCTTTCACCGGCGAGGAACGCGGCCTGCTGGGCAGCGCTCATTATGTACGGGAGCCGCTGTTCCCGCTGGAGTCGACGATCGCCATGATCAACATGGATATGGTCGGCCGATTGAGCGACAACAAGCTGATCATTCAAGGTTTCGATACAGCCGTCAGCTTCGACGCCCTGCTGGACACGATCAACGCCTCGGCCAAATTCGAGGTCGTGAAAAAGACCGGCGGCTTCGGCCCCAGCGATCACTCTTCGTTTTACGCCAAGAAGATCCCCGTGTTTCACCTGTTCACCGGCACGCACGCGGATTACCACCGGCCGACCGATGACTTTGACAAGCTGAACCTGGAAGGGATGGATCGCGTCGTCGATTTTGTGGTCGCCCTGACCGACGCCATCGATGCCGATCCGAAACGACCCGAGTACGTCGAAAAGAAAAAGCCCGAGGTCATCGCTCGCGGCGGCTCACGACCCTACCTGGGTTCGATCCCCGACTTTGGCGTTGAGGTCGAAGGCTATGCCCTGCAGGGCGTCGCTCCCGGCAGCCCGGCCGACGAAGCCGGCATCAAGGCGGGCGATGTGATCATTAAACTGGGCGCCAGCAAGATCGGCTCGCTGGAAGATATCGATAGCGCTCTGCGGAAGCACAAGGCGGGCGAGAAAGTGCCGGTCGTGGTGCTTCGCGACAAGAAAGAAGTCACCGTCATGGTGACGCTGGGCGAGCCTCGCTAG
- a CDS encoding ThuA domain-containing protein, producing MLQRFPQRVGILCLMLGWCAAGLFLATPVQAAEKLKALIVEGQNNHGIWPKTSVMMKQYLEETNRFTVDIVRTVPKGTDPAFKPTFKSYDVVISNYNGAAWPQSTQTSFMDYMKNGGGFVVVHAADNAFGDWKEYNEMIGLGGWGGRNEASGPYVYLDDQGAVVRDDSKGAGGHHGSQHPFQVVVRNGEHPITNGMPKAWMHEKDELYDKLRGPAENMTVLATAFADPAKGGSGRHEPMLMTLQYGKGRVFHTPLGHADYSQECVGFITCFLRGTEWAATGKVTLPIPKDFPTPNEVSKRPFEE from the coding sequence ATGCTTCAACGATTTCCCCAGCGGGTTGGTATTCTGTGTCTGATGCTCGGCTGGTGCGCTGCGGGTCTGTTCCTGGCGACGCCCGTCCAGGCGGCCGAGAAACTCAAAGCGTTAATCGTTGAAGGCCAGAACAATCATGGCATCTGGCCGAAAACCTCGGTCATGATGAAGCAGTACCTGGAAGAGACCAACCGCTTCACGGTCGATATCGTACGCACCGTTCCCAAGGGGACCGATCCCGCCTTCAAGCCGACGTTCAAGTCGTACGATGTGGTCATTTCCAACTACAACGGCGCCGCCTGGCCGCAGTCCACGCAAACGTCGTTCATGGATTACATGAAAAACGGCGGCGGTTTCGTCGTGGTGCATGCGGCCGACAACGCGTTTGGCGACTGGAAAGAGTACAACGAAATGATCGGCCTGGGCGGCTGGGGCGGACGCAACGAAGCGTCCGGCCCGTATGTTTACCTGGACGACCAGGGCGCCGTGGTCCGCGACGACAGCAAAGGCGCCGGCGGGCATCATGGTTCGCAGCACCCGTTCCAGGTCGTCGTTCGCAACGGCGAACACCCGATCACCAACGGGATGCCGAAAGCCTGGATGCACGAAAAAGACGAGCTCTACGACAAGCTCCGCGGCCCGGCCGAAAACATGACCGTGCTGGCGACCGCCTTTGCCGACCCGGCCAAAGGCGGCAGCGGCCGGCACGAACCGATGCTGATGACACTGCAGTACGGCAAGGGCCGCGTCTTCCATACGCCGTTGGGGCACGCCGATTACTCGCAGGAATGCGTCGGCTTTATCACCTGTTTCCTGCGCGGGACCGAATGGGCCGCCACCGGCAAGGTGACGCTGCCGATTCCCAAGGACTTCCCCACGCCGAACGAAGTCAGCAAACGCCCGTTCGAAGAGTAG
- a CDS encoding MFS transporter, with protein sequence MNSAYGRLCIMMFLQYFAWGVWFVTLGSFIVFNAGENAWFTDNFVGAAYSTSAIAGMISPFFVGMIADRFFSTQWVLAVLHLVGAALLLALSMITNQGVFYWVMLAFFLCYMPTLALTNSISFHHLAEPAKQFPYVRVLGTIGWIVAGIVTGGLLVGGSLFEEITATEAALKKANAAAGIAGVSDKEMPAAEKLAAAEKWLASDAQPEVHAELETRIAELKKHVAKDVELEPVSVPSLIVAPNELWNATGHPGRMSELSLANLSGFRLFNLRLFGVGTGMETTTLPMQLGSFAMLLLGLFCVTLPHTPPGRQGEKIRIGDVLGLDALAMLKRWPFLVFIIGSFLVTIPLQFYYSFANPFLNDNGMTAAAAKMTLGQMSEIIFMLLMPFFFLRLGVKYMLLIGMLAWAVRYLCFAYGFEHGMWMIYVGILLHGICYDFFFVTGQIYVDNEAGPANRGAAQGFIAFVTLGVGGFIGANLSGIVYATLKQSEFAIGNTVLFSFPPVESLWTVYWLIPAVFSAVLMVLFAVTFFDKIKDPKAAIQGETVPQDPPA encoded by the coding sequence ATGAACTCGGCGTATGGCCGTCTGTGCATCATGATGTTTTTGCAGTATTTCGCCTGGGGCGTGTGGTTTGTGACGCTCGGATCCTTCATCGTTTTCAACGCGGGCGAAAACGCATGGTTCACCGATAATTTCGTAGGCGCCGCCTACAGCACGTCGGCCATTGCCGGCATGATCTCGCCGTTTTTCGTCGGGATGATCGCGGACCGTTTTTTCTCCACGCAATGGGTGCTAGCGGTGTTGCACCTGGTGGGGGCGGCGTTGCTGCTGGCGTTGTCGATGATCACCAACCAGGGCGTCTTTTACTGGGTAATGCTGGCGTTTTTCCTGTGCTACATGCCCACCCTGGCGCTGACGAACTCCATCTCCTTTCATCACCTGGCGGAACCGGCGAAGCAGTTTCCGTACGTGCGGGTGCTGGGGACGATCGGCTGGATTGTGGCCGGCATTGTGACCGGCGGCCTGCTGGTGGGAGGCTCTCTGTTCGAGGAAATCACGGCCACCGAGGCTGCCCTGAAAAAAGCGAACGCGGCCGCTGGCATTGCAGGCGTCAGCGACAAGGAGATGCCTGCGGCGGAGAAACTAGCGGCGGCGGAGAAATGGCTGGCCAGCGACGCCCAGCCCGAAGTCCATGCGGAACTGGAAACACGGATCGCGGAACTGAAGAAACACGTCGCCAAAGACGTAGAACTGGAGCCGGTCTCGGTTCCGTCGTTGATCGTGGCGCCGAACGAACTTTGGAATGCGACGGGTCACCCGGGTCGCATGTCGGAACTGAGCCTGGCGAACCTGAGCGGCTTTCGTCTGTTCAACTTGCGCCTTTTTGGCGTTGGCACCGGTATGGAGACGACCACCTTGCCGATGCAGCTTGGCAGTTTTGCGATGCTGCTGCTGGGCCTGTTCTGTGTGACCCTGCCGCACACGCCGCCGGGTCGTCAGGGGGAGAAAATCCGGATCGGCGATGTCCTGGGCCTCGACGCCCTGGCGATGCTCAAGCGCTGGCCTTTCCTGGTATTTATCATCGGCTCGTTCCTGGTGACGATTCCGCTGCAGTTCTACTACAGCTTCGCCAATCCGTTTTTGAACGATAACGGCATGACGGCCGCCGCCGCCAAGATGACGCTGGGGCAGATGTCGGAAATCATTTTCATGCTGCTGATGCCGTTCTTCTTTTTGCGGCTGGGCGTGAAATACATGCTGCTGATCGGCATGCTGGCCTGGGCCGTACGGTACCTGTGCTTTGCTTACGGCTTTGAACATGGCATGTGGATGATTTACGTCGGTATTTTGCTGCACGGGATCTGTTACGACTTCTTCTTTGTGACGGGCCAGATTTACGTGGATAACGAAGCTGGACCGGCCAACCGCGGCGCCGCCCAGGGCTTTATCGCCTTTGTCACGCTGGGCGTGGGCGGCTTCATCGGAGCCAATCTGTCGGGCATCGTTTACGCCACGCTGAAGCAAAGTGAGTTCGCAATCGGGAATACGGTGCTCTTCAGCTTTCCCCCGGTGGAAAGTCTCTGGACGGTCTACTGGCTGATTCCCGCGGTCTTCTCGGCCGTGCTGATGGTGCTGTTTGCCGTCACCTTCTTCGACAAGATCAAGGATCCCAAAGCCGCCATCCAGGGCGAAACAGTTCCGCAAGACCCGCCGGCCTAG
- a CDS encoding DoxX family protein, which yields MQTSKTKTIVGWVLSVLIGLFLIGASGLPKFLVDWPGKEEMMARLGIPLDLLLTIGLIEIGVAVLYLIPPTAFLGAILTTGYLGGAVFTHLRIGDGLFETLFPVILGVILWTGLALRKPVLFSLLPGASPDRRRQPEET from the coding sequence ATGCAAACGTCCAAAACCAAGACCATTGTCGGCTGGGTCCTGTCCGTACTGATAGGGTTATTCCTGATCGGGGCGAGCGGCCTGCCCAAATTCCTGGTCGACTGGCCGGGCAAAGAGGAAATGATGGCTCGCCTGGGCATCCCGCTCGACCTGCTGCTGACGATCGGCCTGATCGAAATCGGCGTGGCGGTCCTCTATCTGATTCCGCCGACCGCCTTCCTGGGCGCCATTCTGACGACCGGCTACCTGGGCGGCGCCGTGTTCACCCATCTGCGAATCGGCGACGGGCTGTTTGAAACCCTGTTTCCCGTGATCCTTGGCGTGATCTTATGGACCGGGCTGGCGCTGCGCAAGCCAGTACTGTTCTCACTGCTGCCTGGCGCCAGTCCTGATCGCCGCCGGCAGCCGGAAGAAACCTGA
- a CDS encoding YciI family protein, giving the protein MMKYVLLIYAAPDAWPPDEHALALAESIQLCWELDAQGQYLAAAPLHPPETAKCVKVRNGQTIVSDGPFAETKEQLGGYFLIEAANLDEAIAIAARVPGARRGTAEIRPCGPLV; this is encoded by the coding sequence ATGATGAAATATGTTCTGCTGATCTACGCCGCCCCCGACGCCTGGCCGCCCGACGAACATGCGCTGGCCCTGGCCGAATCGATCCAGCTCTGCTGGGAACTCGACGCCCAGGGACAATACCTGGCGGCCGCCCCGTTGCATCCGCCAGAGACGGCCAAATGCGTCAAGGTGCGCAACGGCCAGACAATCGTGAGCGACGGGCCGTTCGCGGAAACGAAAGAGCAGCTGGGCGGTTACTTTCTGATCGAAGCGGCTAACCTGGACGAAGCGATCGCCATCGCCGCCAGAGTGCCCGGAGCCCGCCGCGGCACGGCCGAGATTCGCCCGTGTGGGCCTCTCGTTTAA
- a CDS encoding serine/threonine protein kinase has protein sequence MHFLHGSSCPIATGNRDMLRVRLRAAAISLSVGFGVFLAYRGVFGLFGMQNHPILLTLHGVVALALGIMALMLRRKCLIREGQLHFFEYAIFGLPAIYFLLMQHVMVDVAAADLGILPNLAPPWLLLMFVYALFIPNCPKRAGVFLTLMAASPVLLYAGLRQFDPIVAVANAPVGGGFVVLLLIMSLSASVATAGVYTIGNLRTEALEARSIGHYRLRRKLGSGGMGEVYLAEHQMMKRPCAVKIINPAKAGDPKMLHRFEREVRATAQLSHWNSVDIYDYGRSDDGVFFYVMEYLPGMNLGELVEQFGPLPPARVIHFLRQTSEALGEAHSIGLVHRDIKPANIFAAKRGGVNDVAKLLDFGLAKPIQTGDETLDLTQDGVITGSPHFMSPEQAQGEEPDARSDIYSLGAVAFYLLAGEPPFKYEKLIKVMIAHATESPPMLTDMAPDTPQDLEAVVMRCLQKSPEDRYQSTEELITALEQCEAARQWTRRDADQWWSQHQHVEEPELAPA, from the coding sequence ATGCATTTTTTGCATGGAAGTTCCTGTCCGATCGCTACCGGCAACCGCGACATGCTGCGGGTGCGGTTGCGGGCCGCCGCCATTTCTTTGTCGGTTGGGTTTGGCGTATTCCTGGCGTATCGGGGAGTGTTTGGCCTGTTCGGCATGCAGAATCATCCGATCCTGCTGACGTTGCATGGGGTGGTGGCTTTGGCTTTGGGGATCATGGCCCTGATGCTGCGCCGCAAGTGCCTGATTCGCGAAGGCCAGCTGCACTTTTTTGAGTATGCGATTTTCGGCCTGCCGGCGATCTACTTTCTGCTGATGCAGCATGTCATGGTCGATGTGGCGGCTGCGGATCTGGGGATTTTGCCAAACCTGGCGCCGCCGTGGCTGCTGTTGATGTTTGTGTACGCGCTGTTCATTCCCAATTGTCCAAAGCGGGCCGGCGTTTTTCTAACGTTGATGGCCGCTTCTCCGGTGCTTTTATACGCCGGTCTGCGCCAGTTCGATCCGATCGTGGCGGTCGCCAATGCGCCGGTCGGCGGCGGGTTTGTGGTGCTGCTGCTGATTATGTCGTTGAGCGCCTCGGTGGCGACAGCTGGCGTTTATACGATTGGCAATCTGCGCACCGAAGCACTGGAGGCCCGCTCGATTGGGCATTATCGTCTGCGTCGCAAGCTGGGTTCCGGCGGGATGGGCGAGGTCTACCTGGCCGAACATCAAATGATGAAACGCCCTTGCGCGGTCAAAATTATCAATCCCGCCAAGGCGGGCGACCCCAAAATGCTCCATCGTTTTGAGCGCGAGGTCCGCGCAACGGCCCAACTGTCGCATTGGAACAGCGTCGATATTTACGACTACGGCCGCAGCGACGACGGCGTGTTCTTTTATGTGATGGAATACCTGCCCGGCATGAACCTGGGCGAACTGGTCGAGCAGTTCGGCCCGTTGCCGCCTGCCCGTGTGATCCACTTTTTACGGCAGACCTCGGAAGCCCTGGGCGAGGCTCATTCGATCGGCCTGGTGCATCGCGATATCAAACCGGCCAATATTTTCGCCGCCAAACGCGGCGGCGTGAACGATGTGGCGAAGCTGCTGGACTTTGGTCTGGCCAAGCCCATTCAAACCGGCGATGAAACGCTCGACCTGACTCAGGACGGCGTGATCACCGGCTCGCCCCATTTCATGTCGCCGGAGCAGGCCCAGGGGGAAGAGCCTGACGCCCGCAGCGATATCTACTCGCTGGGAGCCGTGGCTTTTTATCTGCTGGCCGGGGAGCCGCCTTTCAAGTACGAAAAGCTGATCAAGGTGATGATCGCCCATGCGACCGAATCGCCGCCCATGCTGACCGACATGGCGCCCGATACGCCGCAGGATCTGGAAGCGGTGGTGATGCGTTGCCTGCAGAAATCGCCCGAGGATCGCTATCAGTCGACCGAAGAGCTGATCACGGCGCTTGAGCAGTGCGAAGCGGCCCGGCAATGGACCCGTCGTGATGCGGACCAGTGGTGGAGCCAGCACCAGCACGTCGAAGAACCGGAACTGGCCCCGGCCTGA